A single genomic interval of Aythya fuligula isolate bAytFul2 chromosome 28, bAytFul2.pri, whole genome shotgun sequence harbors:
- the EFNA4 gene encoding ephrin-A4, with translation MRPAPLLGLLLWAPLLWAPPPPVRGLRHGVHWNGSNPRFLRDDYTIQVSINDYLDIYCPHYEGAVPAGRAETFTLFMVDREGYRGCYETPGAFKRWECNQPQAPFGPVRFSEKIQRFTPFSLGFEFQPGETYYYISVPSPESAGRCLKLRVSVCCRATTPEPVTEVPNSQPRGRGAPDDAGTPRDTAAPALPQRRAQCLALTLLALLWI, from the exons ATGCGCCCCGCGCCGCTGCTCGGGCTCCTGCTCTGGGCGCCGCTGCTCTGGGCACCGCCGCCGCCGGTGCGCGGCCTCCGACACGGCGTCCACTGGAACGGGAGCAACCCCAG GTTCCTGCGGGACGACTACACCATCCAGGTGTCCATCAATGACTACCTGGACATCTACTGCCCGCACTACGAGGGGGCTGTGCCCGCCGGCCGGGCAGAGACGTTCACGCTCTTCATGGTGGACCGGGAGGGGTACCGCGGCTGCTACGAGACCCCCGGGGCCTTCAAACGCTGGGAGTGCAACCAGCCCCAAGCACCCTTCGGGCCCGTCCGCTTCTCGGAGAAGATCCAGCGCTTCACCCCCTTCTCGCTCGGCTTCGAGTTCCAGCCGGGGGAGACCTACTACTACATCT CCGTGCCCAGCCCCGAGAGCGCCGGGCGCTGCCTGAAGCTGCGCGTCTCCGtctgctgcagagccacca CGCCGGAGCCGGTGACGGAGGTTCCCAACTCCCAGCCCCGCGGGCGAGGGGCCCCCGACG aCGCGGGGACGCCCCGGGACAccgcggccccggccctgccgcAGCGCCGTGCCCAGTGCCTGGCTCTTACGCTCCTCGCCCTGCTCTGGATCTGA
- the ADAM15 gene encoding disintegrin and metalloproteinase domain-containing protein 15, with protein MARALLLALGVLLAAATGAHGRGAGDSWQQHPAELGHYWHVTPRVLRGERPLRLEEAMQGGFPSRLQVMLELEGAQLVLELEQNWDLVLGTGALLYYLPNGTRVVQEASRQEHCCYRGNVRGFPSSWASLCACSGLSGHFRVAENRSYGLEPDTSGPPGSHILYRLREVRLAPRACGQGPPEPPPVEVETEPPRLQRGKRSVAEPRFVELVMVLDHAAFQNYPDLKRARTRTLEIANQVDTFFQPLGVRVALVAVEVWSEGDRFEVGRSARATLERFLRWRHEELLPRLPHDNAQLLTGSSFDDVAVGMSVQASMCSPTRSGGVSMDYSVSVLVIASTVAHQLGHSLGMGHDGVGRFCECSNLYHDHGCIMDLPTGLTPGLSFSNCSQQDLERSLGQGLGWCLFNVPEPQQLAESPRCGNRFLEPGEGCDCGLSLECTDPCCNSSTCQLVPGAQCATGDTCCHDCQLRRAGHLCREPLGECDLPEFCDGVSPRCPPNAFLQDGQPCAGGQARCYGGACATYEGQCQQLLGPGASPVSSSCMASLNAKGDERGHCGQLANGSYVACAQQDAGCGRLQCRRGGARGGRAEGSCQGTTLPGVEDVSDAAMVLPGTACGPGKVCLQHQCQDVSVLGDQQCRSKCHGHGVCNNHGHCHCEPGWAPPTCESPGAGGSQDSGPAATLERGGSALPTALLLSALLGLALVLGLCCARRTGLHKHLCQLGKGTSCQYRISQPEPPLAGQGPPQRPRPPQWRQATELQVMHSSKPPGPAKPPPPRRPLPSDPPGPSLPRSESPPGHPHVTVIPSRPAPPPPAGAPREA; from the exons ATGGCACGGGCGCTGCTCCTCGCTCTGGGGGTGCTGCTCGCCGCCGCTACCGGGGCGCACGGGAGAGGCGCAG GtgacagctggcagcagcaccctgcagagctgggacacTACTGGCACGTGACGCCGCGGGTCCTGCGGGGTGAGCGGCCGCTCCGCCTGGAGGAGGCGATGCAG GGAGGGTTCCCCAGCCGGCTGCAGGTgatgctggagctggagggagcgcagctggtgctggagctggagcaaaaCTG GGATCTGGTGCTGGGCACCGGGGCGCTGCTCTACTACCTGCCCAACGGCACGCGGGTGGTGCAGGAGGCCAGCAGGCAG gagcactgctgcTACCGGGGGAACGTGCGGGgtttccccagctcctgggcCAGCCTCTGTGCCTGCTCCGGACTCAg TGGCCATTTCCGAGTGGCAGAGAACAGGAGCTACGGGCTGGAGCCGGACACCAGCGGTCCCCCAGGGAGCCACATCTTGTACCGGCTGCGGGAGGTCCGGCTGGCACCGAGGGCCTGTGGGCAGGGCCCCCCGGAGCCTCCCCCGGTGGAGGTGGAGACGGAGCCGCCCCGGCTGCAGAGG GGCAAGCGGTCGGTGGCGGAGCCGCGGTTCGTGGAGCTGGTGATGGTGCTGGACCACGCCGCG TTCCAGAACTACCCTGACCTGAAACGTGCCCGCACCCGGACCCTGGAAATCGCCAACCAGGTGGACACG TTCTTCCAGCCGCTGGGCGTGCGCGTGGCCTTGGTGGCGGTGGAGGTGTGGAGCGAGGGCGACAGGTTCGAGGTGGGGCGCAGTGCCCGGGCCACGCTGGAGCGGTTCCTGCGGTGGCGccatgaggagctgctgccccggCTGCCCCACGACAACGCGCAGCTCCTCAC GGGCTCCAGCTTTGACGACGTTGCGGTGGGGATGTCGGTCCAAGCCTCCATGTGCTCACCCACGCGCTCTGGGGGGGTCAGCATG GACTACTCGGTCAGCGTCCTCGTCATCGCCTCCACTGTGGCCCATCAGCTGGGGCACAGCCTGGGCATGGGCCACGACGGCGTCGGGCGCTTCTGCGAGTGCAGCAACCTCTACCACGACCACGGCTGCATCATGGACTTGCCCACGGG GCTCACACCCGGCTTGAGCTTCAGcaactgcagccagcaggacctgGAGCgcagcctggggcaggggctgggctggtgccTCTTCAACGTGCCcgagccccagcagctggccGAGAGCCCCCGCTGCGGGAACCGCTTCCTGGAGCCGGGCGAGGGCTGCGACTGCGGCCTCAGCCTG GAGTGCACCGACCCCTGCTGCAACAGCAGCACCTGCCAGCTGGTGCCCGGAGCGCAGTGTGCCACGGGGGACACCTGCTGCCACGACTGCCAG CTGCGCCGTGCGGGACATCTGTGCCGGGAGCCTCTGGGGGAGTGCGACCTGCCCGAGTTCTGCGACGGGGTCTCACCTCGCTGCCCACCCAACGCCTTCCTGCAGGACGGGCAGCCCTGCGCTGGGGGGCAGGCACGCTGCTACGGCGGCGCCTGTGCCACCTACGaggggcagtgccagcagctcctggggccaG gtgccagccctgtctccagctcctgcatggCCTCTCTGAACGCGAAAGGGGACGAACGTGGGCACTGCGGGCAGCTCGCCAATGGCTCCTACGTCGCCTGTGCCCAGCA GGATGCCGGCTGCGGGAGGCTGCAGTGCCGGCGTGGCGGTGCCCGTGGGGGCCGAGCGGAGGGCTCGTGCCAGGGAACCACGCTGCCCGGGGTCGAGGACGTGAGCGACGCAGCCATGGTGCTGCCTGGCACAGCCTGCGGCCCCGGGAAG GTGTGCCTCCAGCACCAGTGCCAGGATGTCTCGGTGCTGGGCGACCAGCAGTGCCGGAGCAAGTGCCACGGGCACGGG GTGTGCAACAACCACGGGCACTGCCACTGTGAGCCGGGCTGGGCGCCCCCCACCTGCGAGAGCCCCGGAGCGGGGGGCAGCCAGGAcagcggccccgccgccacgCTGGAGCGAG GGGGGAGCGCCCTGCCCACCGCCCTGCTGCTGAGcgcgctgctggggctggcgctggtgctggggctgtgctgcgcGCGCCGCACCGGGCTGCACAAGCACCTCTGCCAGCTGGGCAAGGGGACGTCGTGCCAGTACAG GATCTCGCAGCCGGAGCCCCCCTTGGCCGGGCAGGGCCCCCCGcagcgcccccggcccccgcagTGGCGCCAGGCCACGGAGCTGCAGGTCATGCACAGCAGCAAG cccccaggtCCTGCCAAGCCCCCCCCGCCTCGCCGGCCCCTGCCCTCGGACCCCCCGGGGCCTTCACTGCCGCGCAGCGAGAGCCCCCCCGGCCACCCCCACGTCACCGTCATCCCTTCCAG gccggcgccgccgccccccgcgggCGCCCCCCGGGAGGCCtga